In one window of Armatimonadota bacterium DNA:
- a CDS encoding 3-methyl-2-oxobutanoate dehydrogenase subunit VorB produces MQGNEAVAQGAIDAGCRHFFGYPITPQNPLGDYMAEHMPKVGGVFLQAESELAAANMVYGASAAGARAMTASSSPGISLKQEAISYMAECELPAVIANIARGGSGLGNIAAAGSDYFQTVKGGGHGDYRTIALAPWSVQEMYDLTRVAFDLADRYRTPVIILADAMLGMMMEPTTITEPPVDPARLTPKPWATTGASGRPKNVINSLYIVPEKLEAVNLRIQARHDEAARKEVRWEEIEAEGGELAIVAFGTAARVCRTAIERLAARGVRVGMLRPITLWPYPYDAVRELTQRVKRILVVELSLGQMVEDVRLAVEGRCPVHFFGRTGGIIPTPSEVVAEIEKLLENE; encoded by the coding sequence ATGCAGGGCAATGAGGCGGTAGCGCAAGGGGCGATTGACGCCGGCTGCCGCCATTTCTTCGGCTACCCGATCACGCCGCAGAATCCGCTCGGCGACTACATGGCGGAGCACATGCCGAAGGTCGGGGGCGTATTTCTCCAGGCGGAGAGCGAACTCGCTGCCGCCAACATGGTGTACGGCGCGAGCGCCGCGGGCGCGCGCGCGATGACCGCGTCGAGCAGCCCCGGCATCAGCCTCAAACAAGAGGCGATTTCGTACATGGCTGAATGCGAGCTGCCGGCGGTAATCGCAAACATCGCCCGCGGCGGCTCGGGTCTGGGCAACATCGCGGCGGCGGGATCGGACTACTTCCAGACCGTGAAGGGCGGGGGGCACGGCGACTACCGCACGATCGCCCTGGCACCGTGGTCGGTGCAAGAGATGTACGATCTGACGCGCGTCGCGTTCGACCTCGCGGACCGCTATCGGACGCCCGTCATTATTCTCGCCGACGCCATGCTGGGGATGATGATGGAGCCGACGACGATCACCGAGCCACCGGTTGATCCGGCACGTCTGACGCCGAAGCCGTGGGCCACGACCGGGGCGAGCGGGCGACCGAAGAACGTCATCAACTCGCTCTACATCGTGCCCGAGAAGCTGGAGGCGGTGAACCTGCGCATCCAGGCGCGGCACGACGAGGCGGCGCGTAAGGAGGTGCGCTGGGAGGAGATCGAGGCCGAGGGCGGGGAGCTGGCCATCGTCGCGTTCGGGACCGCGGCGAGGGTATGCAGGACGGCGATCGAGCGGTTGGCCGCGCGCGGCGTGCGCGTCGGCATGCTGCGGCCGATAACGCTGTGGCCGTATCCCTACGACGCAGTTCGCGAGCTGACGCAGCGAGTGAAGCGCATCCTGGTGGTCGAGCTGTCGTTGGGGCAGATGGTCGAGGACGTGCGCTTGGCGGTGGAGGGGCGCTGTCCGGTGCATTTCTTCGGGCGCACCGGCGGGATCATCCCGACGCCGAGCGAGGTGGTTGCGGAGATCGAGAAGCTGCTGGAGAACGAGTGA
- a CDS encoding 2-oxoglutarate oxidoreductase: protein MHYCPGCMHGVIHRLIAEAIDELGIMERTIGIAPVGCAVFAYDYFLCDMVEAAHGRAPCVATGIKRVLPESVVFTYQGDGDLAAIGCGEVVHAAARGERITVFFINNAIYGMTGGQMAPTTLLGQVTTTTPYGRDARQAGYPIRVCEMLGTLTGPAYLERVTVISPAHAARAKKAIRRAFQTQLNDEGFSLVEILSTCPTRWGMTPVAATEWLTENMLPHYPLGEFTPAQRRGA, encoded by the coding sequence ATGCACTACTGCCCGGGGTGCATGCACGGCGTCATCCACCGTCTGATCGCGGAGGCGATTGACGAACTGGGCATCATGGAGCGCACGATCGGCATCGCGCCCGTGGGCTGCGCGGTGTTCGCGTACGACTACTTCCTGTGCGACATGGTGGAGGCGGCGCACGGCCGCGCGCCATGCGTGGCGACGGGCATCAAGCGCGTGCTGCCGGAATCGGTGGTGTTCACGTATCAAGGCGACGGGGACCTCGCCGCCATAGGGTGCGGCGAAGTCGTCCACGCGGCGGCGCGCGGCGAGCGCATCACCGTGTTCTTCATCAACAACGCGATCTACGGCATGACCGGCGGGCAGATGGCGCCGACGACGCTGCTCGGTCAGGTGACGACGACCACGCCCTACGGCCGCGACGCGCGGCAGGCGGGCTATCCGATACGGGTGTGCGAGATGCTGGGGACGCTCACCGGGCCGGCGTATCTGGAGCGCGTGACGGTGATCAGCCCCGCGCACGCCGCGCGCGCGAAGAAGGCGATCCGGCGCGCCTTCCAGACCCAGCTCAACGACGAAGGCTTCAGCCTGGTTGAGATCCTCTCGACCTGCCCGACGCGTTGGGGGATGACCCCGGTCGCGGCGACCGAGTGGCTGACGGAGAACATGCTGCCCCACTACCCGCTGGGCGAGTTCACGCCGGCGCAACGGAGGGGGGCTTGA